From a single Rutidosis leptorrhynchoides isolate AG116_Rl617_1_P2 chromosome 5, CSIRO_AGI_Rlap_v1, whole genome shotgun sequence genomic region:
- the LOC139849425 gene encoding uncharacterized protein, which yields MLWAHRTTPKFATNETPFSLVYESEAVIPAEINVPTMRVASFDESSNSEELRKNLNLVEERREMAAIKEAINKQRIASYYNKGVQPLYFQLDDLVWRKNEACRAEDTSKLGPKWEGP from the coding sequence ATGCTGTGGGCACATCGCACAACTCCAAAATTCGCGACTAATGAAACACCTTTCAGTTTGGTGTATGAGTCCGAGGCTGTAATACCCGCAGAGATAAATGTACCAACCATGCGTGTAGCttccttcgatgaaagtagcaaTAGCGAAGAACTGCGTAAAAATCTAAATTTGGTTGAAGAGCGCAGGGAAATGGCGGCaataaaagaagcaatcaacaagcAAAGAATCGCAAGCTACTATAACAAGGGCGTACAACCATTATATTTCCAATTAGATGATTTGGTATGGCGAAAAAATGAAGCATGCAGAGCGGAAGATACGAGTAAACTTGGACCTAAATGGGAAGGACCATAA